DNA sequence from the Narcine bancroftii isolate sNarBan1 chromosome 11, sNarBan1.hap1, whole genome shotgun sequence genome:
ataaagcttaactaTGTTATAATTTTGttcaagatcataatacattgatcaggatttaggccaggtccaccatcgctcaatgCGTCAAGACGTCACCCGTAGAAGGTAGAACCTCGAGGATGGCTCCTTGCACGTGTGAAtgtgtgcagtgtcccagttaagagtggtcaagtgtgaacagctaAAACactattcctatcctgggatactGAACGACCAAGTGTAAAAGGGACTAAAgattggtggaattgtggatagtgtATAGTGCTAACCAACAATACAAAAGGATATGGATCAGCTACAGAtataggcagagaaatggcagttgggagtttaatccagacgagtgttaggtgttgcactttgggaggtcaagtgCAATGGCAATGTATACAGTTAATGTTAAGTATtgaaggacagagggatctgggcatctaggtccatagctcattgaaagtaGAAAGGGTGAAAAAGAAGGCATATTGTAATCTTAGCttcatcagaggcagggcattaagtataaaaagaggtcatgttacagctaTAAAAAACTTCGGTTGGCcacacttaaaatattgtatacAATTCTAGTAGCcctattacaagaaggatgtagaggctttagaaagggtacagaagtagtttaccagaatgttgcctgattTAGAGTGCAAGATGTGCAGAGAGAATGGACAAATGTGGGttgctttctctggagcattAAAGGCTGGAGCAAacctgatggaggtgtacaaaatcatgagatggggggggggggggggggaaagagtcagaatctttctcccagaGCAAAAGCATCACatgtatttaaggtgagggggagagttttgggagaaaaaatattttacacagaaagtggtagGTGTCGATAATGGGTGCCAagagtagtggtagaagcagCTACCATAGTAGGATTTAAGAGATTTTTAAATGgaaacatgaatatgaagggatggagggatatccaTCTAGTGCAAGCAGCCGAGTTTTAGTTTAATATGGACATCATGCTGGCACAGAtatgtggggggaggtgggggggggtaggaAGAGGACTTAAAAGGAGTAAATACATTTATGAGGAAGAGATAGGATATAGCCCTTCTTTTTCCCCCAGGGAGGAAATGTCAAACACTAGAAGGCAGTTTAAGGTGGGCACAGGCAGAGGGGCAGTTTAAAAGAAATATGTGAGGCAAGAGTAACGGGTGCTTAGAACACAGTCAGAAGTGGTGGTAATTGCAGAGATTAAGAGGCATATCGACAGGCACATGAACAGGCAAGAATAGAGGAATATTAACCATGTGCAGTCTGAAGGGATTAGACTGGCTTCACTGCCAATGCAGATAtcgtgagtcaaagggcctgttcttgtgctgtatttTCTGTGTTCTACACTATCTGTCACATGCAGTTAAGTGAAAGTTATAacctttataaaaaaaattcagcgTAGGATCACACAGTTAAGCCATCATTATTTTCCATCACTAGATGCCGTGAAGTAATATTGGTGGATAGGTTCTTTTAGGTAGCTTCACAGATTAAgtacacattaaattaaattatgcatAAACCAAACAATGTGACTTTGCTTTAAATACtgagcttttctttttctttttgccatctgatttaattaatttttaaacttATAACAGTAGAGTTGACCCATGAACCATGTGTTACTAGTCCCATTACTAGAGTATCCAAATGTAACACGACAGTACAAACAGCTTTagcagtgtctgaagaaagcagtttCTATTCTCAAAGACACACACCACCcaagccgtgccctcttcactctgatacattgtgaaaagtacaggagccaggagacgagcactcagtggcacaaggacagtttcttcccctctgccatcagattcctgaatgaacaatgaaccacagacactgcctttcttttaactttttcttttgcattatttattttgtcaggtggtttatataaatgtttgcactgtgattgctatcgcaaaaacaacaaatttcgtgacacgttcatgacaataaatctaataCCTTAACAACTTTTACATTTTAGCCTGGGACTATAAGTTTCCAATTAGAAGATAGTAACGTCCTTGAACAGGTTTGCATTAAATGTGAAATATGAAATATATCACAAAGAAAATGTTATTCTGAGAGATGTGCTCATTAGGAAAAGAACCAATTTTGCGGATAAAAGTTTTGTAACTGTGCAAACAAATATACTGTATTTAGTGCAAGTCTCCAAACAACcaactgttactgtgctgcaatgtcctACGAGTTCCTGTGAGAACAGACTTGATACCTTCTCACCACTTCCCTGCTGAACACGAACACAGCaaaatttcatattttgtttttctAGCCAAGGTCTTACCTGAGGTGGCGCCAAATCAAGCTGTTGGACTGGATAGTTCACTGCTTGCGACGGCggaggtggaggtgggggagggggtgggctgTTAGGTAGACTGCCAGCAGCAATTGGCGGTACTGCTGTAATTCCTGCATGCACATTCAGTGGAGGAGGGGGGTGAATATAAGGGTTATGGAAATGCATTAAGGGAGGATGGACATTCATTGGATATGGAAAGACATTCATTGGTTGGGGTGGAGGATTCAGTGGTTGTGGTAAAACAGGCTGGTGCATAATATTAACAGGCTGCTGAGAGCCATTCATTTGCTGATTTGCTTGGTCACCGAACGCTGATGTCCCATGTGATGAATCTGTCAAATAACAAAAAGAGGAGATACAGACATCAACATTTTTTTGATACGAGCTTTGAagaattctgtaaatttttaTTGGGAAGCTTGATCCACGCAGTTTGCTCTATTACTTTTAACATATAACAGTACATAAAAGTGGAAAATCATATGCACGGTCCAGCAATTGAAAAAGTAAATCCTGCTGCtgcaagtatgaaatggctagATGCACTTTGAAGATCTCACCAACTTGTGCACTGATAAATGAAAGAGTTGAGTGCTTAAGTCAACTACAAAGCTTCCGAACTGAAAATTCTGCTCATAGACGGCCTAAAATTAGGCAATCTGGCACAGAGACCTTGCGAGAGCTCCATGGAGAGGTGTGGTTTTCAATCATGGATAAAGCATGACTACAGATTACATTGTTCACAGTTTGTGTGAACAGAGTGACAAAACCAGCAGACTTTGTTGGTAAAACATTTATCACAATGAAGGAATGGATCAGAATGCCTCAGGTAGAAATTTAGAACAGTGACATGAAAGTGGTATGTACCTGGAATGTGGAAAgtgaaatgcattgctggggagaggggggggggggaatggttgaAGCAGATATGATTGCAACATTTATGAGGTTTTTATACAGACACATGAACACTCAGGGAATGTAGCGATTTGAATGACGTGCAGGCAGATGAGcattttaaattggcatcatggttggcaGAGACATTTGCTGGACTGATACACATTTTATGTTCTAACTCAGCACCATTCGAAGCACTGCGTGTTTGTGATGTCTTTACTATGGCATTTAAATTCAAGTTGTTGTTTGCTTGCTGTATATCTATCATCCCATCAATCTGGGCATCTTTTGAATTAGACCCCAACCCTTCGAGGGAAGGATAAATGTTCTAATGTCCTATCAGTTAATTCTTTATATTAATTCCCTTTAAACATCTGAAATCCAATCACAGAATTATCATGGCACGTATGGCCATTTGGCTCATCTAACCTATGTTTGTCCCAGGCACGACAAATCCACTGTCCCAAAGCCAACGCAGGTTTGACTTTGCAAGAAAATCTCCTGCTCCTATGTGCAACTGCTTCCCTGTATCGCTGGCTTATCACCCCCTCAGCCCCTTGAATGTTATAGAGTTCGTCCAGGTGCAGCTATTTACAGACTAAGTtcaggagctggagctggataaaCTCCGGGTCATTCAGGGGGATCTGATGGGGTGATAAGACAGGAGCTACAGGGAGGAAATCACACCTATGAGGCAGGTGGctttcaggagagggaaagggaagaggcgATCAGTGCAGAGTAgccctgtgttttttttcctccttcaatATCACGTATCATTTTGGATACTGCtcagtcggggtgggggggggggggggtatgggtgGGTGGCGAGAACGACGACCTACCATGGAAAAGCCACATGAGGCCCGTTCTGTGGTTTAGAATGGTTGGATAGAGAGAATGATAGTGACAGGGGATTCACTGTTAGGGGAGTAAATGGAAGGTTATGTGGAAAAGATCAAGACTCTCATGTTTTTATAAAAAGGAagtaagtgcaaaaaaaaacacaaaccttGCTCCGATGAAGGCTGGTATTGTTCTTCCTCTGAGCCCTGCCAGCTTGACCGCGTGCCTGAAGCCTGCCTTCCCCTATTTGCATAATAATTTTGGACATCAGCGGGAAGAGTTTTTCTCGCATTCCAACTCGAGAAAGAAGACCATCCAGAACGGTCATGGACGTCAGAAGATGGATTTGATTCACCTTTCCATCTGTTCGGCTGATGGTCACTATACCTGCGGGGTCCGGTGCCCTGGTATTTCCCGGAATTATTCTGCTCGCCGGAGAAATTTGACCTTCGGTTTTGCCACGGAATTTCACTTTGGTCACCACGAAATGGTCCTCCTCGAAAACGTCCACGACCACGCTTCCAGCCAGAGAAAAAGTTCCGATTAGTCCACGAATCGTCTCTTTCATATCTATTTTCTTCCCACTTGGCATCATTCCTGTATTCATTTTCTCTCAAACGAACATCAGGCGGTGGCTGCATTTGTTCCATTACCCAGTCAGGGTTTCTGTCATCATTATATTCATTTGTGTCCACAGCTGATTGCTCATTTGGATATCTATTCATTTGCTGAAATTCTCTATTCCTATTATCTTTTCTGAATCGATCAAATCCCCGTGGTCTATCCCAATCATTCATTCTGTATCTATCCTTTCCTCGAGCATTTCTCCAGCTGTCATCCGTATTTCCATCTCTTCCGCCTGGAGAAAAAGCAGGCTTTTCCTCTTTGTCTCCAGAATGGTATCTTTTTCTGGATCTAGACCTCGATCTAGAACGCTGCCTTCCTTTTCTTCCTCTGTCTGTTTCCAATTCCCTCTTCCCACCTTCACTTGGAGGCTCTTCCTTGCCCCTCTCTTTACTTGGTGACCTGGATCTCTTCCTGCAAGATGGAGATGTTTGGATGTTTCGGTCAGCATCATCACCAAATGAACGAATTCGCTCATGCACAGGTCGGTCCAAGTGACTATGATGGTCTTTTCCCCATGACCTGGATCTGGAGCTCCTCTGTGATGGTGACCTGGACCTTCCCCGTGTTCTGGATCTTCCCCGCGACTTGGACCTAGACCTGCCTCGCGACCTGGACCTTGCCCTCGACTTGGAGCGGGATCTTCCCCTTGATCTGGATCTACCCTGTGATTTGGGGCCAGAGCTTCCTTCAGGTGTGGGCATGGACTTTTCTTCATCTACGGGCATGGTTTTACCCTGTGACTTTGATCTAGATCTCCTGGGTTCACGTTTTCTTTCCCTTTCAGGAGACCAAGTTGTAGATGCTGCGTGAAACCTTGATTTGCGACGTGGAACGTCTTTTTCTTTCTGTTCTGATTTTTTCTCAAGTTCAATTTCAGGAGGTCCTTCCTTATTGATATTTTCAATAGAGACAGCTAGTTGCAATTGCTCTTGACTTTGACTTGATCCAAAGGATAAAGCAGAATTTACTtcattttcttttgatttattttgagATTCAAGTTCAGTTTCAGGCATTGGGTGGTCAGGCGAATCACATTCCATAGCCACTACCTCATTATTATCTGTATTAAAGTCCTCAGGTCCACTACTGTTGATCTTATCAGTAAATAACTCAGTTTTAGCCTTTTCACCTTCACATCTCTCTGTGGTAAGTGTAGTATGGCTCAACGGATCTGAAGAGGTTTCCATTCTCGGGCATTCAGCCTCTGTAGCTTTTCCAGGATTTTCATCAGTTGACTGCTGACCAAAACCACTCAGAGGATCAGATGCCGGATTATGATTACTTAAATCTCCATCCAGACCTGTCTCTATTTGAGGCCCAACATTGCTGACGCCTATTTCAGACTTTAAGCTGACATTCTCCACGACCCCCTGACCGTTTTCAATTGACATCTGCTGACAAATACCAATTTTGCAAACAGGCCCAGGTTCCAATTCATTTGTAGCTTTCGTCGAACCCATGGCACAATGCTCCAGTTCTGGATTCTCTGGAGCGATTTCGTGCGCCGGATTATCATCTTCCATGCATGCTCCAGGCGGTTCAGCATTCTGTTGGCTAATGATACTTCTACAATCAGATTCCTTCTCAGCACATAAAATTTCTAGAGTTCCCGCATTTTTAGGCTGTTCAGGTTTAATATTCTCCAAAGCTATTTCATGTCCCAGGTCGCTGCTAGATGTGATCTTTCCAGGAATTCCAAGGGATAACTCTGTATCAATAGCTCTTTTATAGTCAGGTGTAGGCTCTTCCTCTCCTGGATCACCCTTAGTCTCTGCACATTCAGCGGTGTTAGGATCCTCAGCATCAGTGCCATCCAAGGCCATTTTCCTTTTGGAGAGGGTGCTATCAGCATGTATTCCTGCACTCTCAGTAGTTGATCGCTCTTCATTAACACCCACACATGCAGGTATCTGTTCCGACCTTTTCATGTTCTCTGTAAATTCTGCCTCTTTATATTCTTCAGAATATTGATCTTGCGCCTCAATTTTTACCGTGTCACAATCTTCATTTGATGGAATTTCAGAGTACCTTGTGGGACCAATATCTTTATCACAATTAGGCACACTGCCATAGGGCACATCTGCATTGAGAGAATACATTTCATCTTTCAAATGACACTGTTCCACTTTAACAATTTCTTTTTTACTCTGTCCTGCTTCTGAGTTTCCTGAGTTAAATTCCGTAAAACTTTCGACATCAGTAGATGGTGGAACATTGAAATGGCCTGAGTCTTCACTGTTAACTGGGTTTGTACTCTCTGCAAGAATGTTCCCTTTTTCAATGATTTCTTCCTCTTTATCCTTTTCTATTGAAGTAATGGTTTCACTACAGCCGTTAGCTGATAAATGGCTTGGATTAGATTTATCCAAATTTGTTACTTTCTTTTCATTGGAGACAGGTGTAGAAGTTTGAGGTTCAGTTTCACTGACAAAAGGGCTATCATTTGGGTCAGAACTACTGGATTCAGATTTCTTGAAGGAACTACGGGTAACTCTGGTTTTCTTCTTATCAGAGGGAATTTTACTTTGCTCATTCTCCAATTTCCTCTTGGCCTTTTGCTTTCCACCCTTCTTCGGCGGAGATTGTGCACATTCCAGAGATGCTTTTGAAACGGATGTATCTGAGCTCGACTGAGGCCTCTGAGATGAGCTGGCAGATTTGTCCAAATTTTCTGCTTTGCTGATGCGCATTGATCTTCTTCTGCCTTGTGGAGTTTCAGAATTGCCTGCATTAGTACTACCTGATGTGCCAGACttattctttttctctccacctCCTCTGGTGCCTGCAAGTGCACACTTCTGGCCAGGAAAATTAACTGGATAAATAGAATAACATGTCATCGACAATGGTCTGCTGATAAACATATTGCAAAACATTACTATCAATTAACTAAAAGATATTTTAATCAAAGAGCGTATGCTGTATATTTCTCATTTTTGAAGATAACATTTTCAATTAGTTTTATGAATAGTTTCCTGATGTACTCTTCCTTTATTGTCATCGTCCAAAGGCAGCTTCAAATAACTAGGGTGCAGGCAAATACAGTTAATGCAGCATGGCACTGAATGCTAAGAGATAAACATTTCAATGTAAACCTTATATAAACCATAATAAAGATCTCTATCAGCATCAGTTCCTGAAGATTTTAAACAATGGCAGAATGATATTCTAACCACACAAATGGAAACACAGGGAATTTATCAAATATTTAACTCGGAAAACATATTTGACCAATAGGAAACAGTATAAATTTAAACTAGGTAAAAGAGCCCACATCTTAAATTTTCCATCAATTTAATAATTGTTCTAGAACAATTAATAATGAGCAATGTTTacttattcactttttccatttGGTTCAGAACAAGATTGCCTCACATATTTCTTTTAAACTGCCCCTCTGCCTGTGCCCACCTTAAACTGCCTTCTAGTGTTTGAAATTTCCTCCCTGGGGGAAAAAGAAGGGCTATATCCTATCTCTTCCTCATAAATGTATTTACTCCTTTTAAGTGCtcttcctacccccccccccccccacctccccccacataTCTGTGCCAGCATGATGTCCATATTAAACTAAAACTCGGCTGCTTGCACTAGAtggatatccctccatcccttcatattcgTGTTTCCATTTAAAAATCTCTTAAATCCAACTATTGTAAACACAGAGTGGGTCCTGTATCAGGTATGTCAAATGGAAGCCCAAAATGTTCAAGAGAAGGACTGGGAACACATGGTGCCAATTTATAGAGAATCAGTATCCTGGCCTCAGTGTGTTCTTCAATCACCTTTGGTAGTACACCTCATCAATGAAGGTGAAATCTTGCAGTGCTATCTTACTCACCTATGTAATCAAATAATGCATGGAAAACATTTTTGTTAAACTAGAAGATGAGATATGGTTTCGTAATTAATGCAAGTCGGGTCCTTTTACCCTTGGGGTTAATGAAAAAACATACCTGTCTTGGGTGATGGAAGAAACTTCTACTAATTTTGTATGTAATAAAACATTCTCATGATACCCAGGCCACTGCACAAATACAATTTATATAAGTGTATTTAAGTAGCATCAGGATCTCTATCACTTTCAGGAAACCTGCCTCcagatttaaaattttaactgGGTGAAGATCTCCCATTACTCCAGTAGGATACGGTTACTACTGAACTTGTCATATTGCTTCAACTGTTCCATCTGATGAGTAGCAATATATTCACCGTGCAGTTTTAAAGTATCAGACCAATTGTTATACAACTAAAATCATAATTGTAATCTTCAAGATAATTTCCAAGCTTAAAAAAtaaaccagtgattttcaaattttttctttccacttacataccaccttgagtaatccctatgccataggtgctctggcggccccagtccgggcacagggagagcagcggcggccccggccccggtccgggcgaagggtagacggcggcggccccgatacgggcaggagcaagggggaggcggcggccccagtccgggcacagggagagcagcggcggccccggccccggtccgggcgaagggtagacggcggcggccccgatacgggcaggagcaagggggagaaggcggccccagcctcggtcgagtgaggcagacggaggccccggtccggacagggagtgggaggcggcggccccagtccgggcacagggagagcagcagcggccccggccccggtccgggcgaagggtagacggcggcggccccgatacgggcaggagcaagggggaggcggcggccccagtccgggcacagggagagcagcggcggccccggtccgggcgaagggtagacggcggcggccccgatccgggcaggagcaagggggagacggcggccccagtccgggcacagggagagcagcagcggccccggccccggtccgggcgaagggtagacggcggcggccccgatacgggcaggagcaagggggagacggcggccccggcctcggtcgagtgaggcagacggaggccccggtccgggcagtatggaccgacctaggaggggaggcaggcccctccagcccgggtaagaaacctgcataggagaaggccactccgatataaaacctacgacccaaggacctcgctgccacgtcccagcttgcttggccacggcacacgaaccatgggtgtaaagggtggggccagtactgcgcgcactgcactccacctaaaagctcctttgcgcaggcccgaggacaggtccacgtcctccccctccacgtcctccccctccacgtcctccccctccacgtcctccccctccacgtcctccccctccacgtcctccccctccacgtcctccccctccacgtcctccccctccacgtcctccccctcaaaagatgctcacaaactcaagctagcatgctggaacatcagaaccatgctagataagactgacagccatcgacctgaacgtcggtctgccctcattgcacatgaactcctcagacttgacatcgacatagccgctctcagtgaagtccgcctggcagatgtaggcagcttccaagaacgcggcgcgggctacacactctactggtctggcaagccttcggatgaacgacgcctatctggtgtaggcttcatggtcaagagcttcattgcctccaaactcgaaaaccttccgacaggcctctcggaccgaatcatgtccatgcgactcccacttcaaaacaagcgtcacatcaccctcatcagtgtctatgctccaaccctccaggcggaaccagcagaaaagaacaagttctacaccgacctgcgcaacctcatccaacgtacccctacagccgacaaggttgtcatcctgggcgacttcaacgctcgtgtcggcaaagactcagaaacctggccaggaatcctgggcaagcatggcgtcggcaagtgcaacgacaatgggcgcctcctgttggagctctgcgcagaacagcggcttgtcattacaaacaccctttttcagcagagggacagccttaagaccacctggatgcatccccgatccaaacactggcacctcctggactacatcctggtgcgagaaagtgacaaacaagatgtgctccacaccagggtcatgcctagcgcggaatgccacactgaccaccggctggttcgctgcaagctcaaccttcacttcaagccaaagcccaggaacaataaagcccccagaaagaggttcaatgttggaaaactgcagtcagacgaagcgagaggaaacttccaggcaaacctcaaagcaaagctcgacgttgcaacccgcctcacggacccgtcccctgaaaccctctgggatcagttgaagactaccatactgcaatccactgaagaggtactgggcttctcctccaggaaaaacaaggactggtttgacgaaaacagccaggaaatccaggagctgctggcaaagaagcgagctgcccaccaggctcaccttacaaagccgtcctgtccagagaagaaacaagccttccgtcgcgcatgcagccatcttcagcgcaaactccgggagatccaaaatgagtggtggactagcctcgccaaacgaacacagctcagcgcggacattggcgacttcaggggtttctacgaggctctaaaggctgtgtacggcccctcaccccaagtccaaagcccgctgcgcagctcagacggcaaagtcctcctcagcgacaagatctccatcctcaaccgatggtcagaacacttccaatctcttttcagtaccaaccgctcagtccaagattccgccctgctccagctccctcaacagcccctaaggctagagctggatgaggttcccaccctggatgagacatataaggcaatcgaacaactgaaaagtggcaaagcagcaggtatggatggaatccccccagaagtctggaaggctggcggcaaaactctgcatgccaaactgcatgagtttttcaagctttgttgggaccaaggtaaactgcctcaggatcttcgtgatgccaccatcatcaccctgtacaaaaacaaaggcgagaaatcagactgctcaa
Encoded proteins:
- the scaf11 gene encoding protein SCAF11 isoform X3 gives rise to the protein MGGRKLTEPTSFSDNEDFEGEENDQKQADNMLFVPTTDQIDWCPICLNLFVEQEVAVPDSCSHIFCLRCILTWAEKVSSCPIDRKPFSVVYKQDNIKSNTKIPVKQCFRKSSREQKECNSKRHCVRITREHVLNDGVCTCLKEKCKKRCDDWKQTGSCKIPSIPIITCNKRSRSSKRTKNKVTRRKCHQPCMRNDLNSFSSQYGKSEMSLSQAGNCTEFVDVCETTPLIRQKRRGPESLRLPWGNGFTALTTEMWRDEINLTSVGYDETSTALSLREVMSGTAFPSNPFGLGCSVNFPGQKCALAGTRGGGEKKNKSGTSGSTNAGNSETPQGRRRSMRISKAENLDKSASSSQRPQSSSDTSVSKASLECAQSPPKKGGKQKAKRKLENEQSKIPSDKKKTRVTRSSFKKSESSSSDPNDSPFVSETEPQTSTPVSNEKKVTNLDKSNPSHLSANGCSETITSIEKDKEEEIIEKGNILAESTNPVNSEDSGHFNVPPSTDVESFTEFNSGNSEAGQSKKEIVKVEQCHLKDEMYSLNADVPYGSVPNCDKDIGPTRYSEIPSNEDCDTVKIEAQDQYSEEYKEAEFTENMKRSEQIPACVGVNEERSTTESAGIHADSTLSKRKMALDGTDAEDPNTAECAETKGDPGEEEPTPDYKRAIDTELSLGIPGKITSSSDLGHEIALENIKPEQPKNAGTLEILCAEKESDCRSIISQQNAEPPGACMEDDNPAHEIAPENPELEHCAMGSTKATNELEPGPVCKIGICQQMSIENGQGVVENVSLKSEIGVSNVGPQIETGLDGDLSNHNPASDPLSGFGQQSTDENPGKATEAECPRMETSSDPLSHTTLTTERCEGEKAKTELFTDKINSSGPEDFNTDNNEVVAMECDSPDHPMPETELESQNKSKENEVNSALSFGSSQSQEQLQLAVSIENINKEGPPEIELEKKSEQKEKDVPRRKSRFHAASTTWSPERERKREPRRSRSKSQGKTMPVDEEKSMPTPEGSSGPKSQGRSRSRGRSRSKSRARSRSRGRSRSKSRGRSRTRGRSRSPSQRSSRSRSWGKDHHSHLDRPVHERIRSFGDDADRNIQTSPSCRKRSRSPSKERGKEEPPSEGGKRELETDRGRKGRQRSRSRSRSRKRYHSGDKEEKPAFSPGGRDGNTDDSWRNARGKDRYRMNDWDRPRGFDRFRKDNRNREFQQMNRYPNEQSAVDTNEYNDDRNPDWVMEQMQPPPDVRLRENEYRNDAKWEENRYERDDSWTNRNFFSGWKRGRGRFRGGPFRGDQSEIPWQNRRSNFSGEQNNSGKYQGTGPRRYSDHQPNRWKGESNPSSDVHDRSGWSSFSSWNARKTLPADVQNYYANRGRQASGTRSSWQGSEEEQYQPSSEQDSSHGTSAFGDQANQQMNGSQQPVNIMHQPVLPQPLNPPPQPMNVFPYPMNVHPPLMHFHNPYIHPPPPLNVHAGITAVPPIAAGSLPNSPPPPPPPPPPSQAVNYPVQQLDLAPPQMMPPPCSASEVDLQTSAASIPIPAGGAGKAVPIPLPVDVSSSAFQSVQQVFATLATPKTTIEKESLKEEFEIEKPKKDKERAVEEVKLAIKPYYQKKDITKDEYKEIVRKAVDKVCHSKSGEVIPGKVANLVKAYVEKYKHARKGNPKQNPEECSIIGNKSF
- the scaf11 gene encoding protein SCAF11 isoform X4 encodes the protein MGGRKLTEPTSFSDNEDFEGEENDQKQADNMLFVPTTDQIDWCPICLNLFVEQEVAVPDSCSHIFCLRCILTWAEIPVKQCFRKSSREQKECNSKRHCVRITREHVLNDGVCTCLKEKCKKRCDDWKQTGSCKIPSIPIITCNKRSRSSKRTKNKVTRRKCHQPCMRNDLNSFSSQYGKSEMSLSQAGNCTEFVDVCETTPLIRQKRRGPESLRLPWGNGFTALTTEMWRDEINLTSVGYDETSTALSLREVMSGTAFPSNPFGLGCSVNFPGQKCALAGTRGGGEKKNKSGTSGSTNAGNSETPQGRRRSMRISKAENLDKSASSSQRPQSSSDTSVSKASLECAQSPPKKGGKQKAKRKLENEQSKIPSDKKKTRVTRSSFKKSESSSSDPNDSPFVSETEPQTSTPVSNEKKVTNLDKSNPSHLSANGCSETITSIEKDKEEEIIEKGNILAESTNPVNSEDSGHFNVPPSTDVESFTEFNSGNSEAGQSKKEIVKVEQCHLKDEMYSLNADVPYGSVPNCDKDIGPTRYSEIPSNEDCDTVKIEAQDQYSEEYKEAEFTENMKRSEQIPACVGVNEERSTTESAGIHADSTLSKRKMALDGTDAEDPNTAECAETKGDPGEEEPTPDYKRAIDTELSLGIPGKITSSSDLGHEIALENIKPEQPKNAGTLEILCAEKESDCRSIISQQNAEPPGACMEDDNPAHEIAPENPELEHCAMGSTKATNELEPGPVCKIGICQQMSIENGQGVVENVSLKSEIGVSNVGPQIETGLDGDLSNHNPASDPLSGFGQQSTDENPGKATEAECPRMETSSDPLSHTTLTTERCEGEKAKTELFTDKINSSGPEDFNTDNNEVVAMECDSPDHPMPETELESQNKSKENEVNSALSFGSSQSQEQLQLAVSIENINKEGPPEIELEKKSEQKEKDVPRRKSRFHAASTTWSPERERKREPRRSRSKSQGKTMPVDEEKSMPTPEGSSGPKSQGRSRSRGRSRSKSRARSRSRGRSRSKSRGRSRTRGRSRSPSQRSSRSRSWGKDHHSHLDRPVHERIRSFGDDADRNIQTSPSCRKRSRSPSKERGKEEPPSEGGKRELETDRGRKGRQRSRSRSRSRKRYHSGDKEEKPAFSPGGRDGNTDDSWRNARGKDRYRMNDWDRPRGFDRFRKDNRNREFQQMNRYPNEQSAVDTNEYNDDRNPDWVMEQMQPPPDVRLRENEYRNDAKWEENRYERDDSWTNRNFFSGWKRGRGRFRGGPFRGDQSEIPWQNRRSNFSGEQNNSGKYQGTGPRRYSDHQPNRWKGESNPSSDVHDRSGWSSFSSWNARKTLPADVQNYYANRGRQASGTRSSWQGSEEEQYQPSSEQDSSHGTSAFGDQANQQMNGSQQPVNIMHQPVLPQPLNPPPQPMNVFPYPMNVHPPLMHFHNPYIHPPPPLNVHAGITAVPPIAAGSLPNSPPPPPPPPPPSQAVNYPVQQLDLAPPQMMPPPCSASEVDLQTSAASIPIPAGGAGKAVPIPLPVDVSSSAFQSVQQVFATLATPKTTIEKESLKEEFEIEKPKKDKKCTIQERAVEEVKLAIKPYYQKKDITKDEYKEIVRKAVDKVCHSKSGEVIPGKVANLVKAYVEKYKHARKGNPKQNPEECSIIGNKSF